In Lacrimispora indolis DSM 755, a genomic segment contains:
- a CDS encoding NAD(P)H-dependent oxidoreductase — MNILVINGSPKGENSNTLKLTRAFLEGAGWEKAEILDVWKAHVKPCLGCFSCWDKTPGKCVINDKMIEILPKIVGADVIIWSFPLYYFSVPGSLKNLIDRQLPLNQPFMVKGSESVGHPSRYDLTQQHHIVISTCGFWTAKGNYDGVAAMFDHFCGPEKYTAIFCGQGELFRVPELRGRTDAYLEGVRKAGAEYVGGGIGEETMAELSGPLYPRAVFEKMADASWGVSADFQQPLEESLSFTKQMAALYIPDGIERVLEFYYTDIDKTYQILLTPSGSEVISENFRPFTTKIETPFSVWRSIARGEISGQEAMFKRQYRVLGDFELMLKWDKLFGSSARPKAAVETQCRKTNMSVLLAPWLVIWITVAINGVAGGIAGVLAAAALPLLWLIFQPVLFEQITVPVVVALSLSLLLGADPRVILPISYGAFGFMWLVGAFTKKPLTSYYSANSYGNEKAFDNPLFMRTNRILTAAWGVLYLITTIWTYLLMGTSLSPYTGLINSVCPALMGVFTLWFQKWYPAYWAGRQG, encoded by the coding sequence ATGAACATACTCGTTATTAATGGTTCGCCAAAAGGCGAAAACAGCAATACGTTAAAGCTTACCCGGGCATTTTTAGAAGGTGCAGGCTGGGAGAAAGCGGAAATTCTGGATGTATGGAAAGCCCATGTAAAACCCTGCCTGGGCTGCTTTTCCTGTTGGGATAAAACGCCTGGAAAATGTGTTATAAACGATAAGATGATCGAAATTCTTCCTAAAATTGTTGGGGCTGATGTGATCATATGGTCTTTTCCATTGTATTATTTCAGCGTTCCCGGCAGCCTTAAAAATCTCATTGACCGGCAGCTGCCCCTCAACCAGCCGTTTATGGTAAAAGGGAGTGAAAGCGTGGGACATCCCTCCCGCTATGATTTGACGCAGCAGCATCATATTGTAATATCCACATGCGGATTCTGGACGGCCAAGGGCAATTATGACGGCGTTGCTGCAATGTTTGACCATTTCTGCGGTCCGGAAAAGTACACGGCCATTTTTTGTGGTCAGGGAGAATTGTTTCGTGTTCCGGAATTAAGAGGCAGGACAGACGCTTATTTGGAAGGTGTCCGGAAAGCGGGGGCAGAATATGTGGGCGGAGGAATCGGAGAGGAGACAATGGCAGAGCTTTCCGGGCCCTTATATCCACGAGCTGTGTTTGAAAAGATGGCGGACGCCTCCTGGGGCGTCAGTGCGGATTTCCAACAGCCTCTGGAAGAAAGCTTAAGTTTTACCAAACAGATGGCTGCTTTGTACATACCTGACGGCATAGAACGGGTTTTGGAGTTTTATTACACCGATATTGATAAAACCTATCAGATATTACTTACCCCAAGTGGCTCAGAAGTTATTTCTGAAAACTTCAGGCCCTTTACAACGAAAATTGAGACACCGTTTTCTGTCTGGCGTTCCATTGCCAGAGGGGAGATCAGCGGGCAGGAGGCCATGTTTAAACGGCAGTACAGGGTTTTGGGTGATTTTGAACTGATGCTTAAATGGGATAAGTTGTTTGGCTCTTCGGCGCGTCCTAAAGCGGCGGTTGAAACCCAATGCCGCAAAACAAATATGTCTGTTCTCCTGGCGCCGTGGCTCGTCATTTGGATAACCGTTGCGATCAATGGGGTGGCAGGCGGTATAGCAGGTGTCCTGGCCGCAGCGGCTCTGCCTTTGCTCTGGCTCATTTTTCAGCCTGTTTTGTTTGAGCAGATCACCGTGCCTGTTGTTGTTGCACTGTCACTTTCCCTTTTGCTGGGGGCCGACCCGCGGGTCATCCTGCCCATAAGCTACGGCGCTTTTGGGTTCATGTGGCTTGTGGGTGCGTTTACTAAAAAACCCCTGACCTCCTATTACAGTGCAAACAGCTACGGCAATGAAAAAGCATTTGACAATCCGCTGTTTATGCGGACGAACCGGATATTGACCGCTGCCTGGGGGGTTTTATATCTCATAACAACGATTTGGACATATTTACTTATGGGAACGAGCTTATCTCCCTATACAGGCCTCATTAATTCAGTCTGTCCTGCGCTTATGGGTGTGTTTACTCTGTGGTTTCAAAAATGGTATCCGGCGTATTGGGCCGGCAGGCAGGGATAA
- a CDS encoding GNAT family N-acetyltransferase has protein sequence MECNIRCWRPEDASDLAQALNNKKILDNLRDGLPYPYRTEDAKEFITAMLNADKKTTYAFAITVEDMAVGSIGVFRKDNIHSKTAEMGYYISEKYWGKGIGTSAVKQVCKYILENTDIIRIFAQPFSYNTASCRILEKAGFEYEGTLRKNAVKNGVVLDMKMYSIVR, from the coding sequence ATGGAATGTAACATCCGCTGCTGGAGGCCGGAGGATGCATCCGACCTTGCGCAAGCATTAAATAACAAAAAAATTCTTGATAATTTAAGAGATGGATTGCCTTATCCCTATCGGACAGAAGATGCAAAAGAGTTTATTACAGCTATGCTTAATGCCGATAAGAAAACAACTTATGCATTTGCCATTACAGTGGAAGATATGGCGGTTGGCAGCATTGGCGTATTTCGTAAAGACAATATTCATTCAAAAACTGCGGAGATGGGATATTATATTTCGGAAAAGTACTGGGGAAAAGGAATTGGAACAAGTGCTGTAAAACAGGTCTGCAAATATATTCTTGAAAATACAGATATTATTCGTATTTTTGCCCAGCCCTTTTCCTATAATACGGCGTCTTGCCGCATACTGGAAAAAGCGGGATTTGAATATGAGGGTACTTTGAGAAAAAATGCAGTAAAAAACGGTGTGGTTCTGGACATGAAAATGTATTCAATCGTCAGGTAG
- a CDS encoding GyrI-like domain-containing protein codes for MAEMTRIEYAEYDERMVVGMMKRTTFEKAGQECWGAAFQNGTFDKLKEIDEWVCPDQDPYIGLGHMSKFEGQNNFQYIIGKFVKTAASVPDGLYSENIPAGTVARIWIESDTLDNIIACAYMLCKEAIEKTGYEIDFRHFYWCDIYTYKRYCEPQEKGERITLDYILPVIKK; via the coding sequence ATGGCTGAAATGACGAGAATCGAGTATGCAGAATATGATGAACGTATGGTTGTAGGAATGATGAAGAGAACCACCTTTGAAAAAGCCGGCCAGGAATGCTGGGGAGCTGCTTTTCAAAATGGAACATTTGACAAACTGAAGGAAATCGATGAATGGGTATGTCCGGACCAGGATCCGTATATTGGTCTTGGGCATATGAGCAAATTTGAAGGACAAAATAATTTTCAATATATCATTGGAAAATTTGTAAAAACAGCTGCATCCGTACCGGATGGCCTCTACAGTGAGAACATTCCGGCCGGCACCGTTGCAAGAATATGGATCGAGTCGGATACCCTGGATAATATTATTGCGTGTGCCTACATGCTTTGTAAGGAAGCCATTGAAAAGACCGGATATGAAATTGACTTCCGGCATTTTTATTGGTGTGATATCTATACTTATAAACGATATTGTGAACCGCAGGAAAAAGGCGAAAGAATAACACTGGATTACATTTTGCCTGTTATTAAGAAATAG
- a CDS encoding ArsR/SmtB family transcription factor, with protein MKKDTNFTCDCDAIHEDVIHMVKSAMPDGKDFRDLSDLYKMFSDNTRIKILWALSCHEMCVCDLAVLLNMTKSAISHHLKSLRLTNLVCFEKRGREVYYSLADDHVKDIFEKGFEHIHE; from the coding sequence ATGAAAAAGGATACGAATTTCACCTGCGATTGTGATGCCATACATGAAGATGTAATTCACATGGTGAAAAGTGCCATGCCCGATGGCAAAGATTTTCGGGATTTATCTGATCTGTATAAAATGTTCTCAGATAACACCCGTATTAAAATTTTATGGGCTTTATCCTGCCATGAGATGTGCGTTTGTGATCTTGCCGTGCTTTTGAATATGACGAAGTCCGCAATTTCTCATCATCTTAAATCCCTCCGGTTGACAAATCTGGTGTGTTTTGAAAAAAGAGGCAGGGAAGTATATTATTCACTTGCCGATGACCACGTAAAAGACATATTTGAAAAAGGGTTTGAACATATCCATGAATAA
- a CDS encoding heavy metal translocating P-type ATPase: MKKEYTLKGLDCANCAAKIETAVKRLEGVADASVTLMTATLKVEFTDEHADMLQRIRETAERLEPGIVVTEKEKRHSTGGGHGHDHDHDHDHDGNGITALIIGAAIFVAGMVLQYAFRINSYVLLAVFVTGYIILGGEIVLKAFKNILRGQIFDENFLMTIATIGAFLIGDAAEAVGVMLFFQIGEYVQGLAVRRSKESITDLMDIRPDFANVRRNGDVIKVSPETVLSGDIIVVKPGEKIPLDGIVVEGEAMLDTKALTGESVPRKAKVSDEVLSGCINQNGVLTIQVTKTFGQSTVARIIDLVENASSNKAPTENFMTTFSRYYTPVVVALAALIAVIPPLFFYGAWGDWVHRGLIFLVISCPCALVVSIPLGFFGGIGGASKRGVLVKGSNYLEVLGNLEIVVFDKTGTLTKGVFKVTKLLPADGFTGQQLLELAANAEAFSNHPIGLSITKEYGKQIDKKRLTDYNEISGHGIRVCMDERVILAGNHRLMNSNGISFEESAEIGTKVYVAVDNVYAGCVVISDEIKEDSRAAIAALKSRGIRKTIMLTGDDPQIAEAISKELALDEVYGGLLPEGKVEKVEMLESRKQGKGKLAFVGDGINDAPVLARADVGIAMGGLGSDAAIEAADVVLMTDEPSKLADAIDIARFTKRIVWQNIVFALGIKGIFLLLGAAGVAGMWEAVFADVGVTLLAVLNATRVIRRK, encoded by the coding sequence ATGAAAAAAGAATACACACTAAAGGGATTGGACTGTGCAAACTGTGCAGCCAAAATTGAAACTGCGGTGAAGAGGCTGGAAGGCGTGGCCGATGCCTCCGTCACTTTGATGACTGCCACGTTAAAAGTGGAGTTTACAGATGAACATGCAGACATGCTGCAAAGGATCCGTGAAACAGCAGAGCGGTTGGAACCGGGCATTGTTGTGACAGAAAAAGAGAAGAGACACAGCACGGGCGGCGGACACGGCCATGATCACGATCATGACCACGACCATGACGGGAACGGAATAACAGCGCTTATAATCGGTGCTGCCATCTTTGTCGCAGGGATGGTTTTGCAGTATGCCTTCCGCATCAACAGTTATGTATTGCTTGCTGTCTTTGTAACAGGATACATTATTTTAGGCGGTGAAATTGTATTGAAAGCGTTTAAGAATATTTTGCGGGGACAGATATTCGACGAAAATTTCCTTATGACCATAGCTACCATCGGCGCATTTCTGATCGGGGATGCTGCTGAGGCGGTGGGAGTCATGCTGTTTTTTCAGATCGGTGAATACGTTCAAGGCCTTGCTGTACGGCGTTCCAAAGAATCCATCACTGATCTGATGGATATCCGCCCGGATTTCGCCAATGTCAGACGGAACGGCGATGTGATCAAGGTATCGCCTGAAACAGTTTTATCCGGGGACATTATCGTTGTAAAGCCTGGCGAGAAGATTCCCCTTGACGGCATTGTCGTCGAAGGCGAAGCCATGCTGGATACAAAGGCGCTTACAGGGGAATCGGTTCCCCGCAAGGCAAAGGTATCTGACGAAGTGCTGTCCGGCTGTATCAATCAAAATGGCGTGCTGACCATTCAGGTAACAAAAACATTTGGACAGTCTACAGTGGCAAGGATCATTGATCTCGTGGAGAATGCATCCAGCAACAAAGCACCCACTGAGAATTTTATGACCACATTTTCACGTTACTATACACCGGTGGTGGTCGCTTTGGCGGCACTCATTGCGGTTATTCCGCCTCTGTTCTTTTACGGTGCCTGGGGTGACTGGGTTCATCGCGGGCTGATTTTCCTCGTCATATCCTGCCCCTGTGCTCTGGTTGTCTCTATTCCTCTTGGTTTCTTCGGAGGCATCGGGGGCGCATCCAAACGCGGCGTTCTGGTCAAGGGCAGCAACTATTTAGAAGTATTGGGGAATTTGGAAATCGTTGTGTTTGATAAAACAGGAACATTGACCAAAGGTGTGTTCAAGGTCACAAAACTGCTTCCTGCAGACGGGTTTACAGGCCAACAGCTTTTAGAGCTTGCCGCAAACGCTGAGGCATTTTCCAATCACCCCATTGGCCTTTCCATTACGAAGGAATACGGGAAGCAGATCGATAAAAAGCGCCTTACAGACTATAATGAAATATCCGGGCACGGCATCCGTGTTTGTATGGATGAAAGAGTTATTCTTGCGGGCAATCACAGGCTGATGAACTCAAATGGTATTTCCTTTGAAGAATCGGCTGAAATAGGAACAAAGGTCTATGTTGCAGTTGATAATGTGTACGCCGGGTGTGTGGTGATTTCCGACGAAATAAAAGAGGACAGCAGGGCTGCCATTGCCGCGTTAAAATCCCGTGGCATCCGCAAAACAATTATGCTCACAGGCGATGATCCCCAAATTGCTGAGGCAATCTCAAAAGAACTTGCTTTGGATGAGGTTTACGGCGGATTGCTGCCTGAGGGCAAGGTGGAAAAGGTGGAAATGCTGGAAAGCCGCAAACAAGGAAAAGGCAAGCTGGCTTTTGTGGGCGATGGGATCAATGATGCCCCGGTACTGGCCCGGGCAGATGTGGGTATTGCAATGGGCGGGCTCGGTTCTGATGCAGCGATTGAAGCCGCAGATGTTGTGCTCATGACGGATGAACCTTCCAAACTTGCCGATGCGATTGATATTGCAAGGTTTACAAAGCGCATTGTGTGGCAGAACATTGTTTTTGCCCTTGGAATCAAGGGAATTTTTCTTCTCCTTGGAGCAGCTGGTGTTGCAGGCATGTGGGAGGCTGTGTTTGCTGACGTAGGTGTTACACTGTTAGCTGTCTTAAATGCCACGCGGGTGATAAGGAGGAAGTGA
- a CDS encoding methyltransferase family protein, translating into MSMIQRIALSLLCLFYAVYLIKMMLLRRHGISGNLLGKGDKPAKARVIELLLRAATGTGAVVQFASVLFPRHLPALPAGPPLSIMGLIIMALGCTFFLPAITVMKNNWRAGFSSNQNTSLVTWGIYRFSRNPAFVGFDLIYIGCVLACPNWINILASVLAVVLFHVQIIGEERYLAGAFGEEYLRYRTKVRRYL; encoded by the coding sequence ATGAGTATGATTCAGCGGATTGCATTATCACTGCTCTGCCTGTTTTACGCTGTTTATTTGATTAAAATGATGCTGCTCCGGCGTCACGGTATCTCCGGGAACCTCCTTGGCAAAGGAGATAAGCCGGCAAAGGCGAGAGTGATTGAACTGCTTTTAAGAGCAGCAACAGGGACCGGTGCTGTGGTGCAGTTTGCCAGTGTGCTTTTCCCCAGACACTTACCTGCTTTGCCGGCAGGGCCGCCTCTTTCCATTATGGGATTGATTATTATGGCTTTAGGCTGCACTTTCTTTTTGCCGGCAATCACTGTGATGAAGAATAACTGGCGTGCCGGATTCAGCAGCAATCAGAACACAAGCCTTGTGACATGGGGCATCTATCGTTTTAGCCGCAATCCGGCTTTTGTAGGGTTTGATCTGATCTATATCGGCTGTGTTCTGGCCTGCCCCAACTGGATCAATATCTTAGCATCTGTTTTGGCGGTTGTCTTATTCCACGTTCAGATTATTGGTGAAGAAAGATATCTGGCAGGTGCTTTTGGAGAGGAGTATCTACGTTACCGGACAAAGGTCAGGCGGTACCTGTAG
- a CDS encoding PQQ-dependent sugar dehydrogenase produces the protein MIKVNVNLRPITSNINLPTVLKTAILPGDLTESLFIATQVGEILYVTNENIRTFLDIRPQIINLGVSSGGYDERGLLGLAFHPEFYYNGLFYLHYSVAGTQGPGALPGSFQPDPCDPETLNLQWINRETEFDHIDTVEEWGLQANGQSQKQRTLLNLRRPFMNHNGVNSLNFSPETGKLVLTTGDGGSGYDPFNLSQNDMEIAGKIIEIDVSKNPSIDNPSPVTRFDEIPVPVQDTLTVIAKGVRNPTGISYQRSNGQYIKYVGNVGQDLEESIFSFIFYRPMPVTQLVQSALTGSGSSQEKAYINLGWRGWEGSFPTSMINNCSANPALDEKTIAYYDEAIKTAVFRIHPITSYFHEDPRPDKFRGTALTGVQPYMGSEIPDLRGSLLFTDFARNEEPRFPARGTLAYTRIRTDFRPNDFSVIQTNYDFGSQSSFYVSLGTNLDQTKLYLGAYGSSNVTDFNQGTVFEILP, from the coding sequence TTGATAAAGGTTAATGTCAATTTACGTCCCATTACCAGTAATATTAATTTACCCACTGTTTTGAAAACAGCAATACTTCCGGGCGATCTCACAGAGAGTTTATTTATAGCAACTCAGGTAGGAGAAATCTTATATGTAACAAACGAAAATATAAGGACTTTTTTAGATATTCGTCCGCAAATAATAAATCTGGGCGTTTCCAGCGGCGGATATGATGAACGGGGGCTGCTGGGACTGGCGTTTCATCCAGAGTTTTATTATAATGGCTTGTTTTATCTGCATTATTCAGTAGCAGGGACACAAGGACCGGGTGCCCTTCCTGGATCATTTCAGCCTGATCCCTGTGATCCTGAAACTTTAAATCTACAGTGGATAAACAGAGAAACGGAATTTGACCATATCGATACTGTTGAAGAGTGGGGGTTACAAGCTAATGGTCAATCTCAAAAACAACGGACATTACTTAATTTGAGAAGGCCGTTTATGAATCATAATGGCGTTAATAGTTTGAATTTTTCACCTGAAACAGGAAAACTCGTTTTAACAACCGGAGATGGCGGCTCAGGATATGATCCGTTTAATTTAAGTCAGAATGATATGGAAATAGCCGGCAAAATAATTGAAATTGATGTAAGTAAGAATCCATCCATCGATAATCCTTCCCCAGTCACACGCTTTGACGAGATCCCAGTGCCTGTTCAGGATACGCTTACGGTAATTGCCAAAGGGGTTCGCAATCCTACAGGAATTTCCTATCAGCGATCCAATGGTCAATACATTAAATATGTAGGAAATGTGGGACAGGACCTGGAAGAATCCATTTTTTCTTTTATTTTCTATAGACCAATGCCGGTCACACAGCTTGTTCAATCAGCTTTAACGGGATCCGGTTCCAGCCAGGAAAAAGCATATATTAACCTAGGCTGGCGGGGGTGGGAAGGATCTTTTCCTACTTCGATGATCAATAACTGTTCTGCAAACCCTGCATTAGATGAGAAAACCATAGCTTATTACGATGAAGCAATAAAAACTGCAGTATTTCGTATTCACCCGATAACCAGTTATTTTCATGAAGACCCACGTCCTGACAAGTTTAGAGGAACAGCACTTACAGGGGTCCAGCCGTATATGGGGAGTGAAATCCCTGACTTAAGGGGAAGCCTCTTGTTTACTGACTTTGCCCGAAATGAAGAGCCCCGTTTTCCGGCCAGAGGCACGCTGGCCTATACCAGAATAAGGACAGATTTCAGACCAAACGATTTTAGTGTGATTCAAACCAATTATGACTTTGGATCTCAGTCCTCCTTTTATGTCAGTCTGGGAACGAACCTGGATCAGACCAAATTATATTTGGGGGCTTATGGTTCTTCCAATGTAACAGATTTCAATCAAGGCACTGTTTTTGAAATTCTTCCTTGA
- a CDS encoding AAA family ATPase, translated as MVYYFNTFESFQSLRDMETERNIYQIFENSDALNYSLNQLQKLGFPIEDFIIEHGVPKLGFRIKSRDTGKFIIYHTDYTSVSMNTIKYLCFFIKVYELSQTGGILIIDNITNEFQSTVIKFIVDSFYQEDNKNIQLIFTTNDSFILNNKQLQYDKVAVVDMNEYQESRFYTLTDILVQPDSSLLKEYLLKKYGTMTLLKDPI; from the coding sequence ATGGTTTATTATTTTAATACTTTTGAATCATTCCAATCTCTTAGGGATATGGAAACAGAAAGAAATATATACCAAATTTTTGAGAATTCTGATGCGCTCAATTACAGTCTGAACCAACTTCAAAAACTTGGATTTCCAATAGAAGATTTTATCATTGAACATGGTGTTCCCAAACTTGGATTTCGTATTAAATCCCGGGATACAGGCAAGTTTATAATATACCATACGGACTATACAAGCGTATCTATGAATACAATAAAATATCTATGTTTTTTTATAAAAGTATATGAGTTATCTCAAACAGGGGGGATATTAATAATTGACAATATCACCAATGAGTTTCAATCAACTGTTATTAAATTTATAGTAGATTCCTTCTATCAGGAAGACAACAAGAATATTCAGCTTATTTTCACAACCAATGATAGCTTTATATTAAATAATAAACAGTTACAGTACGATAAGGTCGCTGTCGTTGATATGAATGAATATCAAGAATCCCGGTTCTACACTTTGACTGATATATTGGTTCAGCCTGATTCAAGCCTTTTAAAGGAATATCTTTTGAAAAAATATGGAACGATGACTCTATTAAAAGATCCTATATGA
- a CDS encoding AAA family ATPase has product MIISFRFKNFRSFYDETFIDMKTDCCKDFTNHLAPFENKYLLKTLAVYGNDASGKTNLLLAFSGFQALIFKQLFPLKTIPGIYLVPHLRSNSRTKIIPYQITETDPQPTEMELSFLSNRHIYEYGFTIKDQNILAEHLIVDHHMVYTRTDREIFIWFIILILLNHSNLLGIWKQKEIYTKFLRILMRSITV; this is encoded by the coding sequence ATGATTATTTCTTTTCGCTTTAAAAACTTCCGTTCCTTTTATGACGAGACATTTATTGATATGAAGACGGATTGCTGTAAAGACTTTACAAATCATTTAGCCCCTTTTGAAAACAAATATTTACTCAAAACCTTAGCTGTCTACGGGAATGATGCAAGCGGAAAAACGAATTTGCTTCTTGCATTTTCCGGTTTCCAGGCTCTTATCTTCAAACAGCTTTTTCCCCTGAAAACAATTCCGGGCATTTATCTTGTTCCGCATTTAAGGTCAAACAGCAGGACTAAGATTATTCCATATCAAATAACTGAGACTGATCCACAGCCTACAGAAATGGAACTTTCCTTTCTTAGCAACCGGCATATTTATGAATATGGATTCACTATCAAGGACCAGAATATTCTCGCAGAACATCTAATTGTGGATCATCATATGGTATATACAAGAACTGACAGAGAGATTTTCATATGGTTTATTATTTTAATACTTTTGAATCATTCCAATCTCTTAGGGATATGGAAACAGAAAGAAATATATACCAAATTTTTGAGAATTCTGATGCGCTCAATTACAGTCTGA
- a CDS encoding response regulator transcription factor: MSIRILLVEDDEHICSIVKAFLYEAGYQVDACLDGDEAYARFYDNTYQLVILDIMLPGINGHVLLREFRKINNTPILMMTGLSDDENQIKAFDGEADDYVTKPFKIQLLLKRVEALLRRSGTLAKEVRCGRLTLLPEDFKAFYDNQELIFTYKEFEILLLLVQNRGRTVSHEIILSRVWGYDFNGDRSTLHSHIRNLRSKLPENIIKTVRKVGYRVKDKTE; encoded by the coding sequence ATGTCGATACGAATTCTGCTTGTCGAGGACGATGAGCATATCTGCAGCATTGTCAAAGCTTTTTTATATGAAGCGGGATATCAAGTGGACGCCTGCCTGGACGGTGACGAAGCGTACGCCAGGTTTTATGACAACACCTATCAGCTTGTCATTCTCGATATCATGCTGCCGGGAATAAACGGGCATGTGCTTTTAAGAGAGTTTCGCAAGATTAACAATACCCCTATTCTGATGATGACTGGGCTTTCTGATGATGAGAATCAAATCAAGGCGTTTGACGGGGAGGCGGATGATTATGTGACAAAACCGTTTAAGATTCAGCTTCTGCTGAAACGTGTGGAAGCCTTGCTCCGGCGAAGCGGCACATTGGCAAAAGAAGTTCGCTGCGGCAGACTGACGCTTCTGCCGGAGGACTTTAAAGCATTCTACGATAACCAAGAGCTGATCTTCACTTACAAAGAATTTGAAATTCTTTTGCTTTTGGTACAGAACAGAGGCAGGACCGTATCTCATGAAATTATCCTGTCCCGAGTGTGGGGCTATGATTTTAACGGTGACAGAAGCACTTTGCATTCCCACATCAGAAACCTGCGGTCAAAGCTGCCTGAGAATATTATCAAAACAGTTCGCAAGGTGGGGTATAGGGTGAAGGACAAAACGGAATGA
- a CDS encoding response regulator transcription factor has protein sequence MSIRILLVEDDEHICNTVKTFLSEAGYKVDACSDGNEAYGKFYDNIYQLVILDIMLPGMDGHELLRELRKLSNTPVLMMTALSDDENQIMAFDAEADDYVTKPFKIQLLLKRVESLLRRSGALEKEVRYGNLILLPENFGASYDGQELPLTRKEFELLLLLIQNKGRTLSHEIILSRVWGYDFDGDGSTVHTHIKNLRAKLPENIIKTVRGVGYRLEGKSE, from the coding sequence ATGTCTATACGAATCCTGCTTGTCGAGGATGACGAGCATATATGCAATACCGTCAAAACCTTTTTATCCGAAGCCGGATATAAAGTAGACGCCTGCTCAGATGGGAACGAAGCGTATGGGAAATTCTATGACAATATATATCAGCTTGTTATTCTCGACATTATGCTGCCCGGTATGGATGGGCATGAGCTTTTGCGGGAGCTGCGCAAGCTAAGTAATACGCCCGTTCTGATGATGACTGCGCTTTCTGATGACGAAAATCAAATTATGGCTTTTGACGCAGAAGCGGATGACTATGTGACGAAACCGTTCAAAATTCAGCTTTTGCTCAAACGGGTGGAGTCTCTGCTCCGGCGCAGCGGTGCGCTGGAAAAAGAAGTCCGCTATGGTAATCTGATTCTCCTTCCGGAGAATTTTGGGGCAAGCTATGATGGTCAGGAACTGCCATTGACACGCAAAGAATTTGAACTTCTTTTGCTGCTGATTCAGAACAAGGGCCGAACTCTGTCTCACGAAATCATATTATCCCGCGTGTGGGGATATGACTTTGATGGTGACGGCAGTACCGTGCACACTCATATCAAAAATCTGCGGGCAAAGCTGCCGGAGAATATTATCAAAACAGTTCGTGGCGTGGGGTACCGGTTGGAGGGGAAGTCTGAATGA